The Rhinoraja longicauda isolate Sanriku21f chromosome 19, sRhiLon1.1, whole genome shotgun sequence genome includes a window with the following:
- the LOC144602932 gene encoding putative G-protein coupled receptor 139: MERSIIPQIEEIYYPILALIGIPGNLMAIVILSRGNCGLSKCITRYMVAMAVADLLVIIFDVVLYEINDMYFPLSFLHYTPVCSLKIALVFAAIDCSVWLTVAFTIDRYIAICCHKLRVKYCTERTAVIVIVAVSGLSFVENIPIYFENEHLEIIDKVPWFCKVKSSLSSLPIWVAYFFFDITLTPLVPFLLIVLLNALTTRHILQASRIRKGLRGEGRSEDCPDTEIVNRRKSIILLLSISSSFILLWMVTFVHYICTQFAGVEFMDTDYNDPFAIMEHTGYMLQCLSSCTNTFIYAVAQAKFRESLTNIVKYPFTLLNKLVLTSDQRSRSLLS; the protein is encoded by the coding sequence GTAATCTTATGGCGATTGTGATTCTATCTCGTGGGAACTGTGGActttccaaatgcatcacacgTTACATGGTTGCCATGGCTGTTGCAGACCTACTGGTGATAATATTTGATGTCGTATTATATGAGATTAATGATATGTATTTTCCGCTTTCCTTCTTGCATTATACTCCGGTTTGCAGCCTTAAAATTGCCCTGGTGTTTGCAGCCATTGATTGCTCGGTCTGGCTAACTGTTGCCTTCACAATTGATCGATACATCGCCATTTGTTGTCATAAGTTGCGAGTAAAATATTGCACCGAAAGAACTGCCGTTATAGTTATAGTGGCAGTGTCTGGATTAAGCTTTGTAGAAAACATCCCAATTTATTTTGAGAACGAACACCTGGAGATCATTGACAAGGTGCCATGGTTCTGCAAAGTGAAGTCAAGCCTCTCCAGTTTACCAATATGGGTTGCATACTTCTTCTTCGACATCACCTTAACACCGTTGGTACCTTTCCTTTTGATTGTGCTGCTTAATGCCTTGACCACCAGACATATTTTACAAGCTAGTCGGATAAGGAAGGGGctccggggggaggggagaagcgaGGATTGTCCTGATACGGAGATTGTAAACCGCAGAAAATCGATCATTTTACTGCTCTCCATCTCAAGCAGTTTTATACTGCTATGGATGGTAACATTTGTTCATTACATATGCACACAATTTGCCGGCGTTGAGTTCATGGACACAGATTACAACGATCCTTTCGCCATTATGGAGCACACTGGGTACATGCTGCAGTGCCTGAGTTCGtgcacaaacacatttatttatgcAGTGGCTCAGGCAAAGTTCAGAGAATCACTGACGAATATTGTGAAATATCCTTTTACTTTATTGAATAAATTAGTTCTAACCTCGGACCAGAGATCACGTAGCCTTTTGTCATAA